The following is a genomic window from Spirosoma foliorum.
AAGAAGATGCCCACCAGCCGAAACGTGTCCAGGTAAGCCAATAGATAAGCCTGTTTATCGACGGTAAGGTCCAGCAGCTTATAGGCCCGTTGACTAGCGCCCCCCATCATATTGAGTCGCTCGGTAAGTAGAGGGTTGCTCGGGTCCAGATTACTCACCAGATCGCCCCGATGCTGGGCATAACTGCGGGTAACAAAGGTGTTGGCTAGTGCAATACCGAATGCGCCCCCCAATTGCCGAATCATATTGTTGAGCGCAATGGCCGACGGGAAATCTTGGGGAGGTAGTCCGGCTACTGCCTGATTAATCAGGGGTAGTTGCAACATCGTGACGCCAAATACCCGCATCATTTGCGCCCAGAAAAAATCCCATTGGTTCGCCTGCCCGTTCAGTGTGCCACTATAAAAGCCGAACACAACAAATGTACACATCCCGATAATGATAAAGGGCAGGGGAGAAGCCCCAGTCGATAAACGCCGACCGATAAGCGGAAACAGGGGAATACCAACCAACGTAGGCCAAAGTAGAGAAAGCCCCGTCATGGTAGGTGTGAAGCCGTTGATACGTTGTACCAGAACTGGGTAGACGAACACAGAGGTAAACAACCCAAGTCCGGCAACAAAACTGAAAATGGTCGTTACGCCCAGCGTCCCTTTTGAGAGAACACGCAGATTGACAACGGGATGGTCGGTGGTCAATTGCCGCCAGATGAAACCAACCATGCCAACCACAGCTGCTATCGTAAAGGTTACGATCGTTTTCGACTCAAACCAATCGTCGGATTGCCCTTTTTCCAGCACATATTGTAGCGAACCGACGCCCACGGCCAGCAGGGTAATACCCAGATAGTCAATCTTGATTTGACTCTTACGTGTACCCTCACCGGGCTTCTTGGCAATGTAAAGGAACGTAAGAATGGTCGCGACGATACCGACAGGTACGTTCACGTAAAAGATGTAAGACCAGTGGTAGTTTTCGACAATAACTCCTCCCAGAAATGGCCCTAATGTTGGCCCGAGGATGATACCCATGCCAAAAATACCGGAAGCGACTCCTCGTTTGGCGGGTGGAAACGCATCAAAAATGATTCCCTGAGACGTAGACAACAAGGCCCCACCACCGATGCCCTGGATAAATCGCCAGAGGACAAGTTGCCATAAACTGGTTGAACTGGCACAGAAATAGGACGCAGCCGTAAACAGAACAATGGAGGCCAGATAGTACTTTTTACGACCAAAATACTCGGCCAGAAAGCCCGTCATGGGAATAATGATCACGTTGGCAATGGCGTAGGAGGTAACCACCCAGGCAACGTCTTCGATAGTGGCCCCTAAGGCTCCGGCAATTTCATTCAGGGCTACGTTGACGATGGTAACGTCGATCAATTCCATCACTGCGGCCGTAATAGCCGTGACGACGATAATAACACGAAGCAATCCTGTTGGGAGGGCAGGCGCTTGAGCAGCTAATGGTTGTTGCATAGTACGTATAGAGACATTAGAATAACCCATCCCCAGCCGTAATAATTTCCCTCAATTGAAAACTGTAATGAGGTTATAATGTGGGCTATTCGCTTAGAAACCGTGCTATAACCAGTTGTAAACCGAATTGGCTCACCCCTAATTTTAAGGTAAGCGTGTACGGAGCTACCTAAACAATGAGAAAGCTTGCCGATTTTTGCCGCATGAAACAAGCCTTCCTATTCGTTCTACTTTTAATCGACTTCAGTGCTACAGCTCAAGTATTGCGAAAAAGAACCGTTAAACTCATGGGTAGCCGGTTCGACATTACCATTGTGGCTATCGATTCACTAACCGCCGAACAGAATATTGACACGGTAATTGCTGAAGTGACGCGGATTGAAAACCTGATTTCGGACTGGCGAGCAAATACGCAAATTTCGCAAGTCAACAGAAACGCTGGCATTGCCCCGGTTAAGGTCGATGCCGAAGTAGTTGCCCTAACCGAAAGGGCATTGCATTTCTCCAAAACCACGAATGGAGCTTTTGACATTAGCTTTGCGGCCATGGATCGAATCTGGAAATTCGACGGCTCGATGACAAAAATGCCCACAGCTGAAG
Proteins encoded in this region:
- a CDS encoding DHA2 family efflux MFS transporter permease subunit, whose product is MQQPLAAQAPALPTGLLRVIIVVTAITAAVMELIDVTIVNVALNEIAGALGATIEDVAWVVTSYAIANVIIIPMTGFLAEYFGRKKYYLASIVLFTAASYFCASSTSLWQLVLWRFIQGIGGGALLSTSQGIIFDAFPPAKRGVASGIFGMGIILGPTLGPFLGGVIVENYHWSYIFYVNVPVGIVATILTFLYIAKKPGEGTRKSQIKIDYLGITLLAVGVGSLQYVLEKGQSDDWFESKTIVTFTIAAVVGMVGFIWRQLTTDHPVVNLRVLSKGTLGVTTIFSFVAGLGLFTSVFVYPVLVQRINGFTPTMTGLSLLWPTLVGIPLFPLIGRRLSTGASPLPFIIIGMCTFVVFGFYSGTLNGQANQWDFFWAQMMRVFGVTMLQLPLINQAVAGLPPQDFPSAIALNNMIRQLGGAFGIALANTFVTRSYAQHRGDLVSNLDPSNPLLTERLNMMGGASQRAYKLLDLTVDKQAYLLAYLDTFRLVGIFFLLILPLVYFLRTKKKSAAEIALAAKAMSEAH